In the Rhodothermaceae bacterium genome, TCGTGTAATATCCTGATTCACAATCCTCCCCGCCCCTAAATTCATATGTCCCACCTCGCTATTGCCCATCTGCCCGGGGGGCAAGCCAACCGCCCTGCCCGAAGCCTCCAGAGTACCATGTGGGTACCTCGCAAACAGATCATCCAAAAATGGTTTACGAGCTTGATCTATCGCACTCACAGATGGGTCAACGGCTATACCATAGCCGTCCAGAATAATGAGAATATGTTTCTTCGGCATCTTGATCGTCTCTGCAAATAGGTTAATCAATACGGTAATCTCGAACAATCTTTAACGTCAGCCCAGTTTTGGATAGATACACGTTCATGGAATTACACTTTGGACAGGCGAACTGCACCGTTCCGGTGCGGTCAAGCCTAGAAATGGGCTGATCAAAGTATTGACGCCGGGTTGCACAGTAGTAGTCTCCCTTCCTAGGGTCCAAACCCTTAATTGGCTTGGGGAGCCCTTGAAGAGCTTCGTAGTATTTACATGCACTTTTCACGACACAATCTGAACAATTGGGGCTTCGGGCAGTGCAGGTATACCTTCCGTGAAGGATCAAAAGATGGTGGGCCCGTCCCCAGTCATCCCGGGGAATCACCCGCTTCAGCCCCAACTCCACCTTGAGAGGTGTTTCCGCCTGGTCTACAAGACCAATCCGGTTGGTGACCCGAAATACATGCGTGTCCACGGGTAATGCATCCCGATCCCCAAATGCAACTGAGGAAACGACCTGCGCCGTCTTCCTGCCAACTCCCGGCAACTTCATGAGCGAAGCCTGATCCTC is a window encoding:
- the nth gene encoding endonuclease III, which translates into the protein MHLGRKKRAHIVIDALSEVISRPETELRFSSEYELIVAVILSAQCMDARVNLVTPDLFKVWPTFKELAEATPEEVARVIASISYPNNKAKHLVGMAAQVMSEYKGKLPEDQASLMKLPGVGRKTAQVVSSVAFGDRDALPVDTHVFRVTNRIGLVDQAETPLKVELGLKRVIPRDDWGRAHHLLILHGRYTCTARSPNCSDCVVKSACKYYEALQGLPKPIKGLDPRKGDYYCATRRQYFDQPISRLDRTGTVQFACPKCNSMNVYLSKTGLTLKIVRDYRID